ACGCTGACATCTAAAGACATGACCCGTTACTTTTTAACGATATCTGAAGCGATTGAATTACTTTTAAAAGCAGCAGATGTCGCCATCGGCGGAGAGACGTTTGTTATGCAAATGAAGGCGTGTCGGATTATTGATTTGGCTCATGTCATGCGTAAACGCCTGGCCCGAAGTAAGATAGGTATCAGGGAGATAGGCATACGTCCGGGTGAAAAATTACATGAGGTTTTAGTGTCACACCATGAAACACCTCAAACTTACCAATATAATGAGCAATATTTTGTCATACTGCCATCGTATCTACCACAGGAGCCGTATGCCCACTATAGACAAAAGCAGAAAGTCACGTTTGAATATTATGATTCTAGTCAAACGCTCATGACACATGATCAAATAGAAGAGATGTTGAAGAAGGGAGGGTTTCTCAATTGAGAATACTCGTCCTAGGTGGCCAAGGGATGGCAGGTCACGTCATTACAGCCTATCTCCAACAAGATCCCACCCTAAAAGTGTGGTCCACTTTTAGGGTGGATCAGTATTCTAAGATCCATGAAGCAAACACAATAGGAGTCGATGTACGCGATCTGAATCAACTCGCATCGGTGTTAAACCATATCCGTCCTCACGTCGTGATTAATGCAGTTGGGATATTGAATCAGGCAGCAGATGAGCAGATGTATGACGCTATTTTTATTAACAGCTTACTACCACATTGGTTAGAACAAAAAGGGAACCAAGATGGTTTCCGTCTTATTCATATCAGCACAGACTGCGTTTTTTCCGGGGCTGATGGAGATTATAAAGAAGAAGATCATAAGGATGGTACGACAAATTACGCTAAGACCAAAAGTCTTGGTGAGGTTCAATCACCCTCTCATTTAACGATTAGAACCTCTATTATAGGACCAGAACAAAAGAAAAACGGTATTGGGCTCCTACATTGGTTTTTACAGCAA
The genomic region above belongs to Caldalkalibacillus salinus and contains:
- a CDS encoding dTDP-4-dehydrorhamnose reductase family protein, whose protein sequence is MRILVLGGQGMAGHVITAYLQQDPTLKVWSTFRVDQYSKIHEANTIGVDVRDLNQLASVLNHIRPHVVINAVGILNQAADEQMYDAIFINSLLPHWLEQKGNQDGFRLIHISTDCVFSGADGDYKEEDHKDGTTNYAKTKSLGEVQSPSHLTIRTSIIGPEQKKNGIGLLHWFLQQEGKIYGYRHVYWSGVTTIELARMITWSLQQQHLTGLVHLTGQHKLSKYDLLCLFKEVFNRKTVTIIPETEKKSDKSLVNTRQDFKYVVTEYDRMIRNMKRWMLKHAHLYPYDL